A section of the Enterococcus montenegrensis genome encodes:
- the gltA gene encoding NADPH-dependent glutamate synthase: MAKRSYTKTPMREQAPEIRNQNFSEVALGYTLEEGQLEATRCLQCKNAPCIQNCPVMIDIPGFIKHIEVGDMKAAHEVLSKYTNLPAICGRVCPQEKQCEMTCRLGRSKKFEPVAIGKLERLVADWALQQPIETVTNKKDKGKVAVIGSGPSGLTAAGDLAKLGYDVTIFEALHAPGGVLTYGIPEFRLPKKIVEKEIETIIAQGVKIETNVVVGKTITMEEIQAEFDACYLSVGAGAPNFMNIPGTSLNGVYSSSEYLTRINLMKAYDFPNYDTPVQASKNVVVIGGGNVAMDAARSAKRLGAQNVAVIYRRSKEELPAREEEYHHSVEEGINYHWLTNPIEYLNDGTGKLKAVKCVKMKLGEADESGRRRPEVIPNSEFIITADTAIEAIGQGSNRVLLDTFPALQLNRWGYIDADVKTGETNIPGVFAGGDIVTGAATVILAMGAGKVAATQIDNYIQNQKVHV, translated from the coding sequence ATGGCTAAGCGTAGTTATACTAAGACGCCGATGCGTGAGCAGGCTCCTGAAATTCGCAATCAAAATTTTTCTGAAGTTGCTTTAGGATACACCTTAGAGGAAGGACAATTAGAAGCAACGCGCTGTTTACAGTGTAAAAATGCACCCTGTATTCAAAATTGTCCAGTAATGATTGATATTCCAGGTTTTATTAAACATATTGAAGTAGGCGATATGAAAGCTGCTCATGAAGTATTAAGTAAATATACGAATTTGCCTGCAATTTGCGGCCGCGTCTGCCCGCAAGAAAAACAATGTGAAATGACTTGTCGCCTGGGACGTTCAAAGAAATTCGAGCCAGTTGCAATTGGTAAATTAGAACGCTTAGTAGCTGATTGGGCACTTCAACAACCAATTGAGACTGTGACTAATAAAAAAGATAAAGGAAAAGTCGCAGTCATTGGTTCAGGTCCTTCTGGGTTAACAGCAGCAGGAGATTTAGCAAAACTTGGTTATGATGTTACGATTTTTGAGGCTCTGCATGCACCAGGTGGGGTTTTAACTTATGGAATTCCTGAGTTTCGTCTACCTAAAAAAATTGTAGAAAAAGAAATTGAAACAATTATAGCTCAAGGCGTAAAAATTGAGACAAATGTTGTGGTTGGAAAAACAATTACGATGGAAGAAATTCAAGCTGAATTTGACGCGTGCTATTTATCTGTTGGTGCAGGTGCACCAAACTTTATGAATATTCCTGGTACTTCATTAAATGGTGTTTATAGTTCAAGTGAATATTTGACGCGAATTAATTTGATGAAAGCTTATGATTTTCCTAATTACGATACACCTGTTCAAGCTTCAAAAAACGTTGTTGTAATTGGTGGCGGGAATGTAGCGATGGATGCCGCGCGTTCGGCCAAGCGGTTAGGTGCTCAGAATGTTGCAGTTATCTATCGTCGTTCAAAAGAAGAGTTACCCGCTAGAGAAGAAGAATATCACCATTCGGTTGAAGAAGGAATTAACTATCATTGGCTAACAAATCCAATTGAATATCTCAATGATGGCACCGGTAAATTGAAAGCTGTAAAATGTGTGAAAATGAAATTAGGTGAAGCCGATGAATCTGGACGCCGTCGCCCAGAGGTGATTCCTAATAGTGAATTTATTATTACTGCGGATACGGCAATTGAGGCAATCGGTCAAGGCTCTAATCGAGTTTTGCTGGATACGTTCCCTGCATTACAGCTAAATCGCTGGGGGTATATTGATGCCGATGTTAAAACAGGAGAGACGAATATTCCAGGTGTTTTTGCTGGGGGAGATATTGTAACAGGGGCTGCAACGGTTATTTTAGCGATGGGTGCTGGCAAAGTTGCTGCAACACAAATTGACAACTATATCCAAAATCAAAAAGTCCATGTATAA
- a CDS encoding sulfide/dihydroorotate dehydrogenase-like FAD/NAD-binding protein, which translates to MFKIVERNELNPIEFEIFVEAPRIAQKAQAGQFVILRIDDKGERIPLTVVDVEPEKGLVRLIFQVIGKSTAALAKLQAGDSLTDIVGPLGKATEIETYGTVLLVGGGVGIAALFPIVKALKIAGNKVITVLGAKSKELMILADECEKYSDELYLMTDDGTLGQKGLVTDAMKAVFAKEKIDTAWAIGPSMMMKFSTLSANEAGVPIFVSLNPIMVDGTGMCGGCRVTVDDQIKFACVDGPEFLGAKVDWDEFVNRMQQYRNEEKLADTVYEGGMLNG; encoded by the coding sequence TTGTTTAAAATAGTTGAGAGAAATGAATTAAATCCAATTGAATTTGAAATTTTTGTTGAGGCACCACGAATTGCACAAAAAGCACAAGCTGGTCAATTTGTCATTTTGCGAATTGATGATAAAGGTGAACGGATTCCACTAACGGTTGTGGATGTGGAACCGGAAAAGGGATTAGTTCGTTTAATTTTTCAAGTCATTGGTAAATCTACAGCTGCTTTAGCAAAGTTACAAGCCGGGGATAGTTTGACTGATATTGTGGGGCCCTTGGGAAAAGCAACGGAAATTGAAACGTACGGGACAGTGTTATTAGTTGGTGGCGGAGTTGGCATTGCCGCACTGTTTCCAATTGTCAAAGCGTTAAAAATAGCAGGAAATAAGGTTATTACGGTTTTAGGGGCCAAGAGTAAAGAGCTAATGATTCTTGCCGATGAATGTGAAAAATATTCCGATGAACTTTACTTGATGACAGACGATGGTACTCTAGGACAAAAAGGTTTAGTGACGGACGCAATGAAAGCAGTTTTTGCCAAAGAGAAAATTGATACTGCCTGGGCCATTGGACCTAGTATGATGATGAAATTCTCTACTCTAAGTGCTAATGAAGCTGGTGTACCGATTTTTGTTTCCTTAAATCCAATCATGGTTGATGGAACGGGGATGTGTGGTGGTTGCCGCGTAACAGTCGATGATCAAATTAAATTTGCCTGTGTCGATGGACCAGAATTTTTAGGTGCCAAGGTTGATTGGGATGAATTTGTTAATCGGATGCAACAATACCGCAATGAAGAAAAACTTGCTGATACTGTATATGAAGGAGGAATGCTGAATGGCTAA
- a CDS encoding flavodoxin: MAVAKIVYASATGNTEGISEILEDAFKALDIDVERIEADDADDATFDDADICVVATYTDGDGEIPFDLEDFYDELPDFNLDGKVFGVVGSGDSELYPDYFCQAAIDFDQAFEKTGAKRGAELVKIENDADDEDEEVLKAFVTALTKA, encoded by the coding sequence ATGGCAGTAGCAAAAATCGTTTATGCAAGTGCAACAGGGAATACAGAAGGAATTTCAGAAATTTTAGAAGATGCTTTTAAAGCACTGGATATTGATGTTGAAAGAATCGAAGCAGATGACGCCGATGATGCGACTTTTGATGATGCAGATATTTGTGTCGTTGCAACGTATACAGATGGTGATGGGGAAATTCCTTTTGATTTGGAAGATTTCTATGATGAATTACCAGATTTTAACTTAGATGGTAAAGTCTTTGGTGTTGTCGGATCTGGTGACAGCGAATTATATCCAGATTATTTCTGTCAAGCAGCAATTGACTTTGACCAAGCTTTTGAAAAAACAGGGGCAAAACGAGGCGCGGAATTAGTCAAAATTGAAAATGATGCAGATGATGAAGATGAAGAGGTGTTAAAAGCTTTTGTGACAGCCTTAACAAAAGCGTAA
- a CDS encoding ECF transporter S component, protein MNNLKLSQTRFITQTAFMIALTVIFQVATIGFGQLVTGSLVNLILIVTVALTGEISGLVVALLSPIFAFFLGIGPQFPQLIICIMLGNAVLVTTWFFLLKNQSTYRFSRLIFSAVSGAILKFSVLWLLVVKLVLPFFLVAKIPTQSVQTLTQMFSLPQLITALIGGVVGSIVIPQLNRIYRRSIQTN, encoded by the coding sequence ATGAACAACTTAAAACTAAGTCAAACCCGATTTATTACGCAAACTGCTTTTATGATTGCGTTAACAGTCATTTTTCAAGTCGCTACTATCGGCTTTGGGCAATTGGTAACTGGTAGCTTAGTCAATTTGATTTTGATTGTAACAGTAGCTCTCACCGGAGAAATTAGTGGGCTAGTAGTAGCCCTGCTCTCACCAATCTTTGCCTTCTTTTTAGGAATTGGGCCTCAGTTTCCGCAATTGATTATCTGTATTATGCTTGGAAATGCCGTACTTGTTACAACTTGGTTTTTCCTGCTTAAAAATCAAAGCACTTATCGTTTTTCTCGTTTAATTTTTTCTGCCGTTAGTGGTGCCATTTTGAAATTTTCTGTCTTATGGCTGTTAGTTGTTAAACTTGTACTCCCTTTCTTCTTAGTTGCTAAAATACCAACGCAATCTGTTCAGACACTGACACAAATGTTCAGTTTGCCACAACTTATCACTGCCTTAATTGGCGGAGTTGTTGGGAGCATAGTTATTCCTCAATTAAATAGAATTTACCGTCGTAGCATTCAAACAAATTAA
- a CDS encoding NADH-dependent [FeFe] hydrogenase, group A6 encodes MKEIEIFINGKSYYAPAGMTILEAARLHNIEIPTLCFLKEINEIGACRICVVEVEGIKNLVTACVYPIQTGMKIKTNSQRVFKSRKLTLKLILSTHERKCLSCLRNGNCELQRLCKEFNVDDEDYYNGENKEYAFDDSAVHMVRNNNKCILCKRCVAACEKCQAISVIGANERGFNTHIGSAYDLSLGEVACISCGQCIVVCPTGAIHEKDQTDLVWQALENKDKFVVVQTAPSIRVTLGEAFGMPIGSNVEGKMVASLRKLGFDKIFDTNVAADFTIMEEAHEFIERIKNNGPFPLFTSCSPGWVKYCESYHPELIKNLSSCKSPQQMFGALTKTWYAKKMNLNPADIFVVGIMPCTAKKFEVTREDEAAAGFPDVDVALTTRELARMIERGGIKFKELTDAKFDHPLGEATGAGYIFGATGGVMEAALRTAVEKLASQKVTPLSFKEVRGMKGIKEASYNLGGQKINIAVASGIGNAKRLIEEKIQTGEKTYHFVEIMGCPGGCINGGGQPVQPASVRNFVDLNSLRAQALYSEDERKVLRRSHESPVVKRLYEEFLVAPGSDKAHALLHTSYHQAMEVK; translated from the coding sequence ATGAAAGAAATCGAAATTTTTATTAATGGGAAATCTTATTATGCACCAGCGGGAATGACGATTTTAGAAGCGGCGCGTCTTCATAATATTGAAATTCCGACCCTATGTTTTTTAAAAGAAATTAACGAAATCGGCGCTTGTCGTATTTGTGTGGTAGAAGTAGAAGGTATAAAAAATTTGGTGACTGCCTGCGTTTATCCGATTCAAACGGGGATGAAAATCAAAACAAATTCACAACGGGTATTTAAATCACGGAAATTGACCTTGAAACTAATTTTGTCCACTCATGAGCGAAAATGTTTATCGTGTCTTCGCAACGGCAATTGTGAATTACAAAGGCTGTGTAAAGAGTTTAACGTTGATGATGAAGACTATTACAACGGTGAAAATAAGGAATACGCCTTTGACGATAGTGCGGTTCACATGGTGCGTAATAATAATAAGTGCATTTTGTGTAAACGCTGTGTTGCAGCTTGTGAAAAATGCCAGGCAATTAGTGTAATTGGCGCAAATGAACGTGGTTTTAATACGCATATTGGTTCTGCGTATGATTTAAGTCTAGGAGAGGTGGCTTGCATTTCCTGTGGGCAATGTATTGTTGTTTGTCCAACTGGTGCGATTCATGAAAAAGATCAAACGGATCTCGTCTGGCAGGCATTGGAAAATAAAGACAAATTTGTAGTGGTCCAAACGGCACCCTCTATTCGCGTAACCTTAGGTGAGGCTTTTGGTATGCCTATTGGTAGTAATGTTGAAGGAAAAATGGTCGCTTCGTTGCGAAAATTGGGCTTCGATAAAATTTTTGATACGAATGTGGCGGCAGATTTTACCATTATGGAAGAAGCTCACGAATTTATTGAAAGAATCAAAAATAATGGGCCATTCCCGTTATTTACTTCTTGCTCGCCAGGATGGGTAAAGTACTGTGAATCTTATCATCCTGAACTGATAAAAAATTTATCCAGCTGTAAATCACCGCAACAAATGTTTGGGGCCTTAACGAAGACTTGGTACGCCAAAAAAATGAATTTAAATCCGGCTGATATTTTTGTCGTAGGCATTATGCCATGTACGGCTAAAAAATTTGAAGTAACTAGAGAAGATGAAGCAGCAGCTGGATTTCCCGATGTAGATGTTGCTCTTACGACACGGGAATTGGCCCGGATGATTGAGCGCGGAGGGATTAAATTTAAAGAGTTAACAGATGCCAAATTTGATCATCCGCTAGGTGAAGCAACCGGAGCTGGGTATATCTTTGGTGCGACAGGTGGTGTAATGGAAGCAGCGTTACGAACTGCAGTTGAAAAGTTAGCAAGTCAAAAAGTGACACCTTTATCATTTAAGGAAGTGAGGGGGATGAAAGGCATCAAAGAAGCCAGTTACAATCTAGGTGGTCAAAAAATTAATATCGCTGTTGCCTCAGGAATAGGAAATGCCAAACGTTTAATTGAAGAAAAAATTCAAACAGGTGAAAAAACCTATCACTTTGTTGAAATAATGGGATGTCCTGGAGGCTGTATTAATGGTGGAGGACAACCGGTTCAACCAGCTTCTGTGCGTAATTTTGTTGATTTAAATAGCTTGCGTGCTCAAGCGCTTTACTCCGAAGATGAAAGAAAAGTTTTGCGTCGCTCCCATGAAAGCCCGGTGGTAAAACGATTGTATGAGGAATTTCTTGTGGCGCCAGGAAGTGACAAGGCCCACGCGTTATTGCATACGTCTTATCACCAGGCCATGGAAGTTAAATGA
- a CDS encoding NADH-quinone oxidoreductase subunit NuoF, translating into MKATSKDWGVGVKMQNWQELKAVKVQYQQQVALRTQKTATISNRREILVCAGTGCLSSKSRAFIEVLEDELIKNELQDNVQVVATGCFGLCAQGPIVIVYPEGTFYHQVKPKDAKKIVEKHLVAGQPVEKLLYHDHKTKEVIKKLLDTPFYHKQKRVALRNCGRIDPEKIEEYIAFDGYEALAKVLHDYTSDDVLKILEDSGIRGRGGGGFPTFLKWTFAKNSAGNEKYVICNADEGDPGAFMDRSVLEGDPHVVLEAMAIAGYTIGANKGYIYVRAEYPTAVERLEIALKAARENGLLGENILDSGFSFQIELRLGAGAFVCGEETALLESIEGHRGEPRPRPPFPAIKGLFGKPTIVNNVETYANIPQIIVKGPKWFAQMGTQNAKGTKVFALGGKIQNTGLVEIPMGTTLREIVEDIGGGIPEQKAFKAAQTGGPSGGCIPKEHYDIPIDYDNLMNIGSMMGSGGLIVMDEENCMVDIAKFFLEFTVEESCGKCAPCRIGTKRLLEILEKITLGKATLADLDKMEELCYHIKESSLCGLGQTAPNPVLSTYHYFKEEYLAHVNKRCCPAGVCKNLIQYTIDPNKCTGCTACAKNCPVSAIFGEVKKVHEIEQSLCIKCGLCIDTCRYAAISVH; encoded by the coding sequence TTGAAGGCAACAAGTAAAGATTGGGGTGTGGGTGTAAAGATGCAAAATTGGCAAGAATTAAAAGCAGTAAAGGTACAATATCAACAACAAGTAGCTTTGCGAACACAAAAAACAGCTACAATAAGCAATAGGCGCGAAATTTTAGTATGTGCCGGCACCGGTTGTTTGTCTTCTAAAAGTCGTGCTTTTATAGAGGTGTTAGAAGATGAATTGATAAAAAATGAACTGCAAGATAATGTGCAGGTAGTTGCCACTGGCTGTTTTGGTCTCTGTGCCCAAGGGCCGATTGTTATTGTTTACCCAGAAGGAACTTTTTATCATCAAGTTAAGCCTAAGGACGCCAAAAAAATTGTTGAAAAACACTTAGTCGCAGGTCAGCCAGTTGAAAAACTTCTGTATCATGATCACAAAACAAAAGAAGTGATTAAAAAACTTTTAGATACTCCTTTTTATCACAAACAAAAACGAGTGGCGCTGCGGAATTGTGGTCGAATTGATCCAGAAAAAATTGAAGAATACATCGCATTTGATGGTTATGAAGCTTTAGCGAAAGTTTTACACGACTATACCTCTGATGATGTCTTAAAAATACTAGAAGATTCAGGTATTCGTGGGCGTGGGGGCGGAGGGTTTCCCACTTTTTTAAAATGGACTTTTGCTAAAAATAGCGCTGGTAATGAAAAATATGTGATTTGTAATGCGGATGAAGGTGATCCAGGAGCTTTTATGGATCGTTCAGTTTTAGAAGGAGATCCTCATGTAGTGTTAGAAGCAATGGCGATTGCCGGCTACACGATTGGTGCTAATAAAGGTTACATTTATGTTCGGGCAGAATATCCAACCGCCGTTGAACGATTGGAAATCGCACTTAAAGCCGCAAGAGAAAATGGTTTATTGGGAGAAAACATCTTAGACAGTGGCTTTTCTTTTCAAATCGAATTACGTCTTGGTGCTGGCGCTTTTGTCTGTGGCGAAGAAACAGCGCTGCTTGAAAGCATTGAAGGTCATCGTGGTGAACCGCGGCCGCGGCCGCCATTTCCAGCGATAAAAGGACTTTTTGGTAAACCGACAATCGTGAATAATGTGGAAACCTATGCGAATATTCCGCAAATTATTGTTAAAGGACCAAAATGGTTTGCCCAAATGGGAACGCAAAATGCAAAGGGGACAAAAGTTTTTGCATTAGGCGGTAAAATTCAAAATACCGGATTAGTTGAAATTCCAATGGGGACGACATTAAGAGAAATTGTTGAAGATATTGGTGGTGGTATTCCCGAACAAAAAGCTTTTAAAGCGGCGCAAACAGGTGGTCCTTCTGGTGGCTGTATTCCTAAGGAACACTATGATATCCCCATTGACTATGATAACTTAATGAACATTGGCTCTATGATGGGTTCAGGGGGACTCATTGTAATGGATGAAGAGAATTGTATGGTGGATATTGCTAAATTTTTCTTGGAATTTACAGTAGAAGAAAGCTGTGGTAAATGTGCCCCTTGCCGGATTGGTACCAAACGCCTTTTGGAAATTTTGGAAAAAATTACATTGGGAAAAGCTACATTGGCAGATTTAGATAAAATGGAGGAATTGTGTTATCACATCAAAGAAAGTTCATTATGTGGCTTAGGACAAACTGCACCTAATCCTGTTTTATCTACTTATCACTATTTTAAAGAAGAATATTTAGCTCATGTCAACAAAAGATGTTGTCCAGCCGGAGTATGTAAAAATTTAATTCAATATACAATTGATCCAAACAAATGTACAGGGTGTACGGCTTGCGCCAAAAATTGTCCCGTATCAGCTATTTTTGGTGAAGTCAAAAAAGTTCATGAAATTGAGCAATCGCTTTGTATTAAGTGCGGTTTATGTATCGATACGTGCCGTTATGCTGCTATTAGTGTGCATTAG
- a CDS encoding NADH-quinone oxidoreductase subunit NuoE family protein: MEKKAVDFEFVETVSQRQELLVRLEELKNQPSAQMTALQTAQQIYGYLPIEVLQVIAKELQVPLEKLYSTATFYSQFTFVPKGEYTISVCMGTACYVKGAGNILDSYETTLKISAGKTSTDRKFTLESCRCIGACGLAPVLTVNEEVYGRLTKKKGDKVLASYQKIALEGNK; this comes from the coding sequence GTGGAAAAAAAAGCAGTTGATTTTGAATTTGTTGAAACAGTATCTCAGAGACAAGAGCTGCTGGTGCGCTTGGAAGAATTAAAAAATCAGCCAAGCGCGCAAATGACGGCGTTACAGACAGCACAACAAATATATGGGTATTTGCCAATCGAAGTATTACAAGTTATCGCAAAAGAGTTACAAGTACCTTTAGAAAAATTATACAGCACAGCTACCTTTTACTCCCAATTCACCTTTGTCCCAAAAGGTGAATATACCATCAGTGTGTGTATGGGAACTGCTTGTTATGTAAAAGGCGCAGGAAATATTTTAGACTCCTATGAAACTACGCTTAAGATTAGTGCGGGCAAAACAAGTACAGATCGTAAATTTACGTTGGAATCATGTCGCTGTATTGGTGCTTGTGGCTTAGCGCCGGTATTGACAGTCAATGAAGAGGTTTATGGTCGTTTGACTAAGAAAAAAGGCGATAAAGTTTTGGCAAGCTACCAAAAGATAGCACTTGAAGGCAACAAGTAA
- the ribF gene encoding riboflavin biosynthesis protein RibF — protein MKIIQIHHPYTKEQIPNEPVVLVLGFFDGVHRGHQKVILAGKKLAEEKGVKLAVMTFNQHPSVVFKKQEGENLKYLTTLKQKEYHMERLGVDYLYEIEFTSNFAYLKPQDFVDQYIVGLHAVAAVSGFDYTYGPKDIADVSHLPQYAKDRFEIITVAKETLAGDKISSTRIRDLLDEGNMEEVTRLLGYIYEIEGLVVHGEARGRTLGYPTANIRFKASVRLPKEGVYVSEIKVAGKWYKAMSSIGHNDTFGEGRKLTVEVFILDFNKDIYGETVRVRFNHLIREQVKFDGVDGLITQLKQDEKDTQDYFKK, from the coding sequence GTGAAAATTATCCAAATTCATCACCCTTATACAAAAGAGCAAATTCCCAACGAGCCAGTTGTGTTAGTACTGGGTTTTTTTGATGGCGTTCATCGCGGGCATCAAAAAGTTATTTTAGCTGGTAAAAAATTAGCTGAGGAAAAAGGGGTTAAACTGGCCGTAATGACATTTAACCAACATCCTTCTGTCGTGTTTAAAAAACAAGAAGGAGAAAATTTGAAATATTTGACGACCTTAAAGCAAAAAGAGTATCACATGGAGCGTTTGGGTGTGGACTATTTATATGAAATTGAATTCACCTCTAATTTTGCTTATTTAAAACCGCAAGATTTTGTCGATCAGTATATTGTGGGACTACATGCAGTGGCTGCTGTCAGTGGTTTTGATTATACTTATGGTCCAAAAGATATTGCAGATGTCTCTCACTTGCCTCAATACGCCAAAGATCGTTTTGAAATTATCACTGTTGCAAAAGAAACTTTAGCTGGTGATAAAATCAGTTCTACTAGAATTCGCGATCTGTTGGATGAAGGCAATATGGAAGAAGTTACACGGCTATTGGGCTATATTTACGAAATTGAAGGTTTAGTGGTTCATGGAGAAGCCCGTGGTCGCACGCTTGGCTATCCGACAGCTAATATTCGTTTTAAAGCCAGCGTTCGCTTACCTAAAGAAGGCGTCTATGTTTCTGAAATCAAAGTAGCCGGCAAATGGTATAAAGCAATGAGCTCCATTGGCCATAACGACACTTTTGGTGAAGGAAGAAAATTGACAGTTGAGGTTTTTATCTTAGATTTTAACAAAGATATCTATGGGGAAACGGTACGTGTTCGTTTCAACCATTTAATCCGTGAGCAAGTAAAATTTGACGGTGTTGATGGATTGATTACACAATTAAAGCAAGATGAAAAAGACACACAAGACTATTTTAAAAAATAA
- the truB gene encoding tRNA pseudouridine(55) synthase TruB, whose translation MDGILALWKERGMTSHDCVFKLRKILKTKKIGHGGTLDPDVDGILPICIGKGTKVIEFMQDSGKVYSGEITVGYTTTTEDASGEKVEVMPIDTPFTNAEIDAAMKTMEGEITQIPPMYSAVKVNGKRLYEYARAGLTVERPKRKAMIKSFRRTSEPTFDEKAKTQNWRFEVACGKGTYVRTLAVDTGKKLGVPAHMSDLTRLESGGLKVSQSLTLAQVADAVENQTILEYILPIEYGIAAFHKVNIDDKIWQQVKNGMRLSPTAFGLEKVPSEPIALYYAGKVVALYESNSKEKNKLKPLKMLRTEV comes from the coding sequence ATGGACGGCATTTTAGCTTTATGGAAAGAACGCGGTATGACGAGTCATGACTGTGTCTTTAAATTACGTAAAATTTTAAAAACAAAAAAAATTGGTCATGGTGGTACACTTGACCCGGATGTCGATGGTATTTTACCGATTTGTATCGGCAAAGGTACAAAAGTGATTGAATTTATGCAAGATAGTGGCAAAGTTTATAGTGGCGAAATCACAGTTGGTTATACGACAACAACAGAAGATGCTTCTGGGGAAAAAGTTGAAGTTATGCCAATAGATACTCCTTTTACGAATGCTGAAATCGATGCGGCTATGAAAACAATGGAGGGTGAAATCACACAGATTCCCCCTATGTACTCGGCTGTGAAAGTTAATGGTAAAAGATTGTATGAATACGCCAGAGCTGGCTTAACAGTTGAACGACCGAAAAGAAAAGCAATGATTAAAAGTTTTCGACGTACCAGTGAGCCCACTTTCGATGAAAAGGCAAAAACGCAAAATTGGCGTTTTGAAGTTGCGTGTGGCAAAGGAACTTATGTGCGAACTTTGGCAGTGGACACCGGAAAAAAACTTGGTGTTCCCGCTCATATGTCTGATCTAACACGTCTGGAAAGTGGCGGTTTAAAAGTTTCTCAGTCCCTAACCTTAGCTCAAGTAGCCGATGCGGTAGAAAATCAGACTATCTTAGAATATATACTGCCAATTGAATATGGGATTGCTGCTTTTCATAAAGTAAATATCGATGATAAAATCTGGCAGCAGGTTAAAAATGGTATGCGCTTATCTCCAACGGCTTTTGGTCTGGAAAAAGTGCCAAGTGAGCCGATTGCTTTATATTATGCTGGAAAAGTTGTAGCTTTATATGAGAGTAATTCTAAAGAAAAAAATAAGTTGAAACCTTTAAAAATGTTACGAACTGAGGTCTAA
- the rbfA gene encoding 30S ribosome-binding factor RbfA, with protein MANYRDRRVAHEILREVNDILRKRVRDPRVQDVTITDVRVTGDLQQATIFYSILSDLASDKQKAQAGLEKASGLIRRELGQRLTLYKTPEIVFELDSSVQYGNKIDEMIRNLHKD; from the coding sequence ATGGCCAATTATCGTGATCGTCGTGTTGCCCACGAGATTTTAAGAGAAGTGAATGATATTTTACGTAAAAGAGTCCGGGATCCTCGGGTTCAAGATGTCACCATAACAGATGTCCGAGTAACGGGAGATTTGCAACAAGCGACAATTTTTTACAGTATTTTATCAGATCTTGCTTCTGACAAACAAAAGGCGCAAGCTGGACTAGAAAAAGCGAGTGGTTTAATTCGCCGTGAATTAGGTCAACGGTTAACATTGTATAAAACACCGGAAATCGTTTTTGAACTTGATAGCTCTGTGCAATATGGTAACAAAATCGACGAAATGATCCGTAACTTACACAAGGATTGA